One genomic window of Caenorhabditis elegans chromosome I includes the following:
- the W04A8.9 gene encoding FBA_2 domain-containing protein (Confirmed by transcript evidence) — translation MKQFIIRIWEESDFGDFATELKMPNTNHLEWLEMSLMSEHLPHDLGMKIIRATRPGVLKTVRVVSVNPIATNIQLFALPQWNLLEAVKLQVENLDSRNMCHFEFGKFIVQNANIGVIDAMMQGFMVNENFEKKQINVTDDVDGWRLDMQLRNRHELAPGIAEANVELEEGGKKYRLTMSAGEFKLALVKQFFKSVKLFR, via the exons ATGAAACAATTCATCATCAGAATTTGGGAGGAGAGTGATTTCGGCGATTTCGCTACAGAGCTTAAAATGCCAAATACAAATCATCTCGAATGGCTTGAAATGTCACTTATGTCGGAACACCTACCACATGATTTGGGAATGAAAATCATAAGAGCAACGCGTCCAGGAGTTCTGAAAACTGTGAGAGTTGTATCGGTAAATCCAATTGCAACCAATATTCAACTATTCGCTCTACCACAATGGAATCTTCTGGAAGCGGTGAAGCTACAAGTTGAGAATCTCGATTCGAGGAATATGTGCCATTTTGAATTCGGAAAGTTTATCGTTCAAAATGCCAATATCGGCGTCATTGATGCTATGATGCAA ggaTTCATggtaaatgaaaatttcgagaagaAACAAATCAATGTCACCGATGACGTTGATGGGTGGAGATTGGACATGCAGTTGAGAAATCGCCACGAGCTCGCTCCCGGCATCGCCGAAGCCAATGTCGAGCTGGAAGAGGGTGGAAAGAAGTACAGACTAACAATGTCTGCCGGAGAATTCAAGCTGGCTTTggtcaaacaattttttaaatcagtgaaattattCCGATAA